CCAGGGTCAGCGAGGATCATCTGGCGGCCCGCCGCCGCCAGATCCTCGACGGCGCACGGCGCTGCTTCGCCGAGTACGGCTACGAGCAGGCGACCGTGCGCCGGCTGGAGCAGACCATCGGTCTGTCACGCGGTGCGATCTTCCATCACTACCGCGACAAGGACACGTTGTTCTTCGCCCTCGCCCGCGAGGATGCCGCTCGGATGGCCGAGGTGGCGGCACGCGAGGGCCTCATCCAGGTGATGCGGGAGATGCTGGCCGCGCCCGATCAATTCGATTGGCTGGCCACACGATTGGAGATCGCCCGCAAGCTGCGCAACGACCCGGTTTTTCATCAGGGCTGGGTGGAGCGCTCAGCGGAGTTGGCCTCGGCGACCTCGGAGCGGTTGCGCCAGCAGAAGCAGGCCGGCCGGCTGCGCGACGACGTGGCACCCGACGTATTGCAGTGCTACCTGGACCTGGTGCTCGACGGACTGGTCGCACGGCTGGCGACGGGCGAGGACCCCCAGCGACTTTCGGCAGTGCTGGACCTGGTGGAGGATTCGGTGCGGGCCGACGACGCAGGCCGCCGGGCCTGACGGCACGCCACCGACCGGGCTAGCCGATCTGCTCCCGCAGGGACGCGAAATCGGCGAGGTCCCACACGTGGGTGAACCTGTTGCCCTCGACGCGGTAGATGGTGAACTCGGAGATGGTCACGGTACGGCCGGTCGGCTCGATCCCCTCGAAGACGCCGCGGTGGGTGCCGGTGACAGAGAAGTTCAGTGAGATGTGCGTCGCGTCGATGATCATGTTGCGCACCGTCCAACGCCAGTCCGGGAACGCCGCGACCAGTGGGGCGAACTGCGCGGTGACCGTCCGCGCGTCGGTGGGCGTGTCGTTGATGGAGATGATCGGGGCGTAGAACGTCGTCATGCGTTCGAAGTCATGATCGTTACAGGCGACGAGGTAGTCGAGATACAGGGACCGGAGCCGCTCGACGTCGCTTACCATCGTCTCGTTTCTGTTGTGCACTGTGCGCCAAACCTTTTCGCAGACGCGCGCCAGTGGGGTCGAGCGCTAGCGACGCGTGACGTGGTTGGGGCCGCCGCGGCTGCGCATCGTGGTCCCGGACTCGCGCAGCAGCGCGTGGATCGAACCGTACGAACGACCCGTCGACGCCACCAGCGTGCGAATGCTCGCGCCGCCCTCGTAGGCATTTCGCAGAGTGTCCAGCAACTGGTCTCGAGCTTCGTTGGGCTTCCTCATGATCACCCTCCCCGGTGAATCCGCGCCGATAGGCATGAGAGTAGAAGCGCGGGTCGGCGAGTTGGGGGGAATGACCGAAATCGTTTATGCCAGTTGTCAGGCGAGCTCGATGAGGTCCCGGTACTCGTCGGACCAGAAATCCTCGGTGCCGTCCGGGAGCAGCACCACCCGTTGCGGGTCGAGCGCTTCGGCGGCGCCCGGATCGTGGGTCACCAGCACGACTGCACCCTGGTAACTGCGCAGCGCGTCCAGAACCTGTTCGCGGGACGCGGGATCGAGGTTGTTGGTCGGCTCGTCGAGCAGCAGCACGTTCGCCGTCGACGCGACCAGACCCGCCAATGCCAGCCGGGTCTTCTCACCGCCGGACAGCGTGCCGGCCGGCTGTTCGAGCTGCGGACCGGTGAACATGAACGCGCCGAGCAGGCCGCGCAGGTCCTGCTCGCCGGTGTCCGGGGCGGCGTGGCGGATGTTCTCCCACACCGTCGCGTTGTTGTCGAGCGTGTCGTGTTCCTGTGCGAAATAACCGATCTTGAGCCCGTGGCCGG
This is a stretch of genomic DNA from Mycobacterium sp. ELW1. It encodes these proteins:
- a CDS encoding TetR/AcrR family transcriptional regulator codes for the protein MPRVSEDHLAARRRQILDGARRCFAEYGYEQATVRRLEQTIGLSRGAIFHHYRDKDTLFFALAREDAARMAEVAAREGLIQVMREMLAAPDQFDWLATRLEIARKLRNDPVFHQGWVERSAELASATSERLRQQKQAGRLRDDVAPDVLQCYLDLVLDGLVARLATGEDPQRLSAVLDLVEDSVRADDAGRRA
- a CDS encoding ester cyclase: MVSDVERLRSLYLDYLVACNDHDFERMTTFYAPIISINDTPTDARTVTAQFAPLVAAFPDWRWTVRNMIIDATHISLNFSVTGTHRGVFEGIEPTGRTVTISEFTIYRVEGNRFTHVWDLADFASLREQIG
- a CDS encoding helix-turn-helix domain-containing protein, giving the protein MRKPNEARDQLLDTLRNAYEGGASIRTLVASTGRSYGSIHALLRESGTTMRSRGGPNHVTRR